Part of the Hirundo rustica isolate bHirRus1 chromosome 3, bHirRus1.pri.v3, whole genome shotgun sequence genome, ACACAAATCTGTCCTCGCTTCTTTCTCCAACTACTTCAAGATGTTGTTTGTTCATCAAACCAGGTAACTCTAAAAAGGTTCACCGTTTAAATGTTGTTCAGTTAACTAAGCTAAGGAAGTCTAGcaacaaaatgttctttttgcttcttgttACGACATAAAGAGCATGGAATCCAGTCTTAACTGCAAAATAGAACCTCAGTTAAAACATGTTAAAGTTGAACTGTGTCATTAACACTAATTTTATAATTTAGCACAAGttctttatctttaaaaaagcataaaaaattgaatttctACAACTGAATACTTCAAGGATCCTGTCTTCTCTCCTTCACTTTCCTTCCCCAACTCACTATCTTCTGCTCTGTCTTGACACTGTTCTTGACATTTATGAAATGTTATATACAGTAAGTACTTGCTAGGAGGTTTTGAGAAATAAACTTACAAAAGAGGTGTATGTGTttcatttctttgcattttatcgtcatttaaataataaagtaCTACATAATGGTGGAAAATAAGGGGGTTTGTGGTACTCtgtggatttttggggtttttttgtaccaCAGGCTTACATTGAGGAGATTGAAAAGATCACCAAAGTGTAAAACCACTTTAAAgattttttggtctttttccaaaatacttGAACTAACTCAAAAAGTTGATGTTGAGTGAGTGATTCATGCTTAACTCTTTGGCTAAGAGTTCTTAGCCAGAAGTGAACTGCTAGGACAGAAGTGCTTTTGCACTTCTGAAACAGGACTGTAGGCAGATGTTACCAGTCTTGGTGCTCCATCAAGAGCACAGTCATCTTTGGAAGACATCATTACAAAGTTTACTTTTGAGTCATATATCTAAATTCAGAAGCAGTCACAGAGGGAGCTCAAGAAGGGTGCACCTCAAGAAATGGAAGCATTGACTATAATTTCCTCCTCAGCTTGGTAGCCTACTGCGGTTAGAGCATTCAAATCACAGCACACAATCGTCcatttctgaatttctgtggtttatttatgtttgtttttaatagagGAGTTACAAATacttatgaaaaataattagaatCCCAGTTCCTCTCCTGTTGGCTAACTGACCTCACAAAGATGTtcgttttctttcttctgtgaacTTTGCCTTACTTTCTGCACAGAGGTACAGCTTTAGCTAGAGCAGTGCTAGGTGTCTCAGTCCAGAGCATCGTAAAGGTTGGTGCAGAGGGCACACTGAGCTGGAGGGTGATGTTGGTTTCGGTCCTGTTGGGCTGAAGAGGGCATCACAGCCAAGGCATCTCCCTTTGAGTGCTCTGAGCAAGGGACTGCTAGGCTGACCAGGCAGTCCACTGGTgctgctctttctccttccctgttcaagggaaaaagctgctgttctgctgtgtAAGGAACCTGGACTCCAGGGTTACACCTGTTGCATCAGATCCCTGGGAGGATTCACACCCTGTCCCGCATGGTTTCTGGATTATAATGCACTTGGGACAATACATTTGCAGAACTATAGCTGTAAACCCTAGTAGGACATAGAAGCCCAGCAGGCAAGTGCCAAATGAATTTTAGGTGTTTTCAGGGCTAAATACTGAAAAGAGTTTATTGGACTGAATTTAGAGTCCCGTGCTAGCAGGTTTTAATTTAGCAACAGATGTGTTTGAATCCAGCCAAGTTtacaaattatattaatatgTGACAACACATTTACAGCATAACAGCAGTTTAAAATGGAATAGATTGCAATGGGACAGCTTTTCTTTCAAGCCAGTTACTTCACTGAGGAGTCATCTTTCAAACAGCTCCTAAGATTAGCTCGTTTACAGTAAAGCATTTCTCTTAATACTTATTGCAGATTCTGTCTTTTGAATTTAAGTAGAAACCTATTTTTATCAAGGCTTGAATAACctagaactggaaaaaaaatattttccttatgtcttatttataattttgtttcaCCTTTCAGTGAATGTGTCCGTTTGAAAGCAACCGACATCCAGCCAGATATCTTCAGTTATCTCTTGCATTTGATGTACACTGGGAAGATGGCACCACAACTCATTGACCCAGTTCGACTAGAACAGGGAATAAAGTTTCTGCATGCATATCCACTAATTCAAGAGGCCAGCCTTGCAAGTCAGGGAACTTTTTCTCACCCGGATCAAGTCTTTCCATTAGCATCTTCATTATATGGCATTCAGATTGCAGATCACCAGATAAGACATCCCACTAAGGTTACGTCGGCGACTGACAAACTTGGGCGAGAACCACGGCCTCAGACATCACGGATGAACCAAGAGCAGGCTTCTGAAGGCTCACAGCTCTCACAGTTGGGTGCAAATCTGCCACAAGTGACCCGGACAAATATGTCTGCTTCTGACCCATTGCCATCTTCTCTATCTCCAGAACTGATATCTGCTGCTGGTAATAATTCACCTTCAGGAGAAGAGGCCAATATGGAAGCATCTTCTTCAGATGAACAGCCTGCCTCTCTCACAATAGCACATGTCAAGCCAAGCATTATGAAGAGGAACGGAAGCTTCCCAAAATACTACGCTTGTCACCTCTGTGGTCGCCGGTTCAACCTGCGCAGCAGTTTGCGGGAGCACCTGCAGATCCACACGGGAGTTCCCTTCACATCTAGCCAGCAGGGAGAAAGTAATATTTCTTTGTCTCTCTGTAACAACACAGCTGATAAAGATGCCATGGAAGTGCCTGAAGCGGGGATGATTAGTGACAGCGAGCTGCAGCAGATCTCAGACTCCCCAATAATTGATGGGCAGCAGCAGTCAGAGACACCTCCCCCTTCCGATATCGCAGACATTGACAACCTGGAGCAGGCAGATCAAGAGAGGGAGGTAAAGAGACGGAAATATGAATGTTCCATCTGTGGTCGCAAATTTATTCAGAAAAGCCACTGGAGGGAGCACATGTACATACACACGGGCAAGCCCTTCAAGTGCAGCACTTGTGACAAAAGCTTTTGTAGGGCTAACCAGGCTGCCAGACACGTGTGCCTAAACCAGAGCATGGACACGTACACGATGGTGGATAAACAGACTCTGGAACTCTGTACTTTTGAGGAAGGCAGTCAAATGGACAACATGTTAGTACAGACCAACAAGCCCTACAAATGTAACTTGTGTGACAAAACTTTTTCAACTCCCAATGAAGTAGTCAAACATTCGTGCCAAAATCAAAACTCTGTCTTTACACTAGAAGAAGATCGCTCCATCCTTTTAGGTGGTGGGGACACAGAAGCCACAGAGACTGATAACGCAGTGTTAGCCTCCATCAAAAAGGAGCAGGAAGCAGTGTTGTTAGACTGAATGTGAAACCTATAtcaatttttaaagtttctttactcattttttattaaatcaattttttcctccccctacCTCTTACCTCACTTACCCCTGCCATCTTTTCCAGCagcctccttcccacccttcgTCTTCAGCAACCAGAACTGTACTGGCACATTAGGAAATTGGACTTTGCCTctcccaccaaaacaaacaaaaagctcttgcatcaaaccacaacaaaattgattttaatacaaaggaacatgaaaaaacaaTCCAGATAACTATGTTGATAGTATTAGTTATTCCAAATTTAATAGTTTATAAACAAAATTTAGATTGCTTAAAAGTGTATTTAGATACAATGA contains:
- the ZBTB2 gene encoding zinc finger and BTB domain-containing protein 2; translated protein: MDLANHGLILLQQLNAQREFGFLCDCTVAIGDVYFKAHKSVLASFSNYFKMLFVHQTSECVRLKATDIQPDIFSYLLHLMYTGKMAPQLIDPVRLEQGIKFLHAYPLIQEASLASQGTFSHPDQVFPLASSLYGIQIADHQIRHPTKVTSATDKLGREPRPQTSRMNQEQASEGSQLSQLGANLPQVTRTNMSASDPLPSSLSPELISAAGNNSPSGEEANMEASSSDEQPASLTIAHVKPSIMKRNGSFPKYYACHLCGRRFNLRSSLREHLQIHTGVPFTSSQQGESNISLSLCNNTADKDAMEVPEAGMISDSELQQISDSPIIDGQQQSETPPPSDIADIDNLEQADQEREVKRRKYECSICGRKFIQKSHWREHMYIHTGKPFKCSTCDKSFCRANQAARHVCLNQSMDTYTMVDKQTLELCTFEEGSQMDNMLVQTNKPYKCNLCDKTFSTPNEVVKHSCQNQNSVFTLEEDRSILLGGGDTEATETDNAVLASIKKEQEAVLLD